One Halobaculum roseum DNA segment encodes these proteins:
- a CDS encoding carbohydrate ABC transporter permease: MSTDQQTGDLPGGTRSGPYASAVRWMENLSETQYAYLLLTPALLLLGVVAFWPLLSTFRLSLFADSFGQASVGNFVGLGNYVAILTGERTALLPSPFLPQALTVNAMFNSAIAVTLVFTIISVSIETVIGFAQALILDKDFRGRRWVRVAIILPWAIPIVVQGMIFYLMFQPNIGFLVGTPEAPALLNSLGLLSYTPLANAQDATMIVIVADVWKTTAFMALLILAGMQSIDRSLFDVAKVAGASPWQRFKYITLPIILPTVMVAMLFRTIQAMRIYGLIETVAGCTTVPSLSCLVVTTFSNRMLGSSATVAFITAAVIGVVVSVYIVGYARGDVA; this comes from the coding sequence CGCGTACCTGTTGTTGACCCCGGCGCTCCTGCTGTTGGGCGTCGTCGCGTTCTGGCCGCTGTTGTCGACGTTCCGCCTGTCGCTGTTCGCCGACAGCTTCGGGCAGGCGAGCGTCGGGAACTTCGTGGGCCTCGGGAACTACGTGGCCATCCTCACCGGCGAACGGACCGCACTGTTGCCGTCGCCGTTCCTGCCGCAGGCGCTGACGGTCAACGCGATGTTCAACAGTGCGATCGCGGTCACGCTGGTGTTCACGATCATCAGCGTCTCGATCGAGACGGTCATCGGCTTCGCGCAGGCGCTGATCCTCGACAAGGACTTCCGGGGACGCCGGTGGGTCCGGGTCGCGATCATCCTCCCGTGGGCGATCCCGATCGTCGTCCAGGGGATGATCTTCTACCTGATGTTCCAGCCGAACATCGGCTTCCTCGTCGGAACGCCGGAGGCGCCGGCGCTGTTGAACTCGCTGGGGCTGTTATCGTACACGCCACTGGCGAACGCGCAGGACGCGACGATGATCGTCATCGTGGCCGACGTGTGGAAGACGACGGCGTTCATGGCGCTGCTCATCCTCGCGGGGATGCAGTCGATCGACCGGAGCCTGTTCGACGTGGCGAAGGTCGCGGGCGCCTCGCCGTGGCAGCGCTTCAAGTACATCACCCTGCCCATCATCCTCCCGACGGTGATGGTCGCGATGCTGTTCCGGACGATCCAGGCGATGCGGATCTACGGGCTCATCGAGACGGTCGCGGGGTGTACGACGGTGCCGTCGCTGTCGTGTCTGGTGGTGACGACGTTCAGCAACCGGATGCTCGGTTCCTCGGCGACGGTCGCGTTCATCACGGCGGCGGTCATCGGGGTCGTCGTCTCGGTGTACATCGTCGGGTACGCGCGGGGTGATGTGGCATGA
- a CDS encoding carbohydrate ABC transporter permease has translation MTNEPRTDGGVQGEPELKRGPLQRWVAKSIKDPERAYRAMFYVATIFFLATTLFPFYFLLVLAVTPDNAPLSLALFDTPTNLGVFLDVFERIDFLRYMFNSLVLALSTTVIVLVLASLAGYVFGRLEFPGKAPLMLLVLAISYFPPAAFFVPLYRLFTGNVISGLSLYNTPGSMILPFSSLFMPLSIFILTTFYGQIPDGLEDAARVEGTTRLGALFRVIIPLSAPGVATAGVLTFISVYNEFFFSQLMNNGQPDNWAPIVGGLLQLQRAGQFEVTYGVMAAGSIIAVVPVAILVVVAQERIVSGLTAGALKE, from the coding sequence ATGACGAACGAACCACGAACGGACGGCGGCGTTCAGGGGGAACCGGAGCTCAAGCGCGGCCCGCTCCAGCGGTGGGTCGCGAAGTCGATCAAGGACCCGGAGCGCGCCTACCGGGCGATGTTCTACGTCGCGACGATCTTCTTCCTCGCGACGACGCTGTTCCCGTTCTACTTCCTGCTCGTGCTGGCGGTGACGCCGGACAACGCGCCGCTGAGTCTCGCGCTCTTCGACACGCCGACGAACCTCGGCGTGTTCCTCGACGTGTTCGAGCGGATCGACTTCCTGCGGTACATGTTCAACAGCCTCGTGCTCGCGCTGTCGACCACGGTCATCGTGTTGGTCCTGGCGAGCCTCGCGGGGTACGTGTTCGGTCGCCTGGAGTTCCCCGGGAAGGCACCGCTCATGCTGCTGGTGCTCGCGATCAGCTACTTCCCGCCGGCGGCGTTCTTCGTTCCGCTGTACCGGCTGTTCACGGGGAACGTCATCAGCGGACTGAGCCTCTACAACACGCCGGGATCGATGATCCTGCCGTTCAGCTCGCTGTTCATGCCGCTGTCGATCTTCATCCTCACGACCTTCTACGGGCAGATCCCGGACGGACTTGAGGACGCCGCGCGCGTCGAGGGAACCACCCGGCTGGGAGCGCTGTTCCGGGTGATCATCCCGCTGTCGGCGCCGGGCGTCGCCACCGCGGGGGTGTTGACGTTCATCTCCGTGTATAACGAGTTCTTCTTCAGTCAGCTCATGAACAACGGGCAGCCGGACAACTGGGCGCCCATCGTGGGCGGCCTGCTCCAGCTGCAGCGGGCGGGACAGTTCGAGGTCACCTACGGCGTGATGGCCGCGGGCAGCATCATCGCGGTGGTGCCGGTCGCCATCCTCGTCGTGGTCGCACAGGAGCGCATCGTCAGCGGACTGACGGCGGGCGCACTCAAGGAGTAA
- a CDS encoding ABC transporter ATP-binding protein, producing MARVHLQDVTKRYGDVTAVEGMNLDIEDGEFVTLVGPSGCGKSTTMEMVAGLTTPTGGTVTIGDRDVTTLPPKDRGISMVFQNIALFPHMDVYDNISFGLRLRNYDKEEIDRRVENAASVVQMEGMLDRMPDEMSGGQRQRVAIARAIVREPDVFLMDEPLANLDAKLRVHMRTELQRLHKELDTTIIYVTHDQAEAMTMSDRIAVLNEGELQQFDPPLVCYNQPANEFVAGFIGSPSMNFTEGEFTNAGFSSEYYDVSFDVGAVGGSPGGPVTLGVRPEDVHPVEVGDDAADPTEPIDATVDVLEPMGDEIFVYLMLAEDHEGGMGGAATGDDSLLMSVSPDSDITEGDAVDVVLDREKIHLFDDGTGEAITHGVSGAATAAADADPQGEEAE from the coding sequence ATGGCACGAGTACACTTACAGGACGTGACGAAGCGCTACGGGGACGTAACGGCCGTCGAGGGCATGAACCTCGACATCGAGGACGGCGAGTTCGTCACGCTCGTCGGCCCCTCGGGGTGTGGGAAGTCCACCACCATGGAGATGGTCGCCGGGCTGACGACGCCCACCGGCGGGACGGTCACCATCGGCGACCGCGACGTGACGACGCTCCCGCCGAAGGACCGGGGCATCTCGATGGTGTTCCAGAACATCGCGCTGTTCCCGCACATGGACGTGTACGACAACATCTCCTTCGGGTTGCGGCTGCGCAACTACGACAAGGAGGAGATCGACCGCCGCGTCGAGAACGCGGCGAGCGTCGTCCAGATGGAGGGGATGCTCGACCGCATGCCCGACGAGATGTCCGGCGGGCAGCGCCAGCGCGTCGCCATCGCGCGCGCCATCGTCCGCGAGCCCGACGTGTTCCTCATGGACGAGCCGCTGGCGAACCTGGACGCGAAGCTGCGCGTTCACATGCGTACCGAGCTCCAGCGGCTCCACAAGGAACTGGACACGACGATCATCTACGTCACCCACGACCAGGCGGAGGCGATGACGATGTCCGACCGCATCGCGGTGCTCAACGAGGGCGAGCTCCAGCAGTTCGACCCGCCGCTGGTGTGCTACAACCAGCCCGCGAACGAGTTCGTCGCCGGCTTCATCGGGTCGCCGTCGATGAACTTCACGGAGGGGGAGTTCACGAACGCCGGGTTCTCCTCGGAGTATTACGACGTGAGCTTCGACGTCGGAGCGGTCGGCGGGAGCCCGGGAGGCCCCGTGACGCTCGGGGTCCGGCCGGAGGACGTCCACCCCGTCGAGGTCGGCGACGACGCCGCCGACCCGACGGAGCCGATCGACGCCACCGTCGACGTGCTGGAGCCGATGGGCGACGAGATCTTCGTGTACCTCATGCTCGCCGAGGACCACGAGGGCGGAATGGGCGGCGCGGCGACCGGCGACGACAGCCTGCTCATGAGCGTCTCGCCCGACAGCGACATCACGGAGGGCGACGCCGTCGACGTGGTCCTCGACCGCGAGAAGATCCACCTGTTCGACGACGGGACGGGCGAGGCGATCACCCACGGCGTCTCGGGGGCCGCAACGGCCGCCGCCGACGCCGACCCGCAGGGGGAGGAGGCCGAGTAG
- a CDS encoding Gfo/Idh/MocA family protein, giving the protein MTLVDGFDPSGIRVGIVGLGGIGHHHAERLESLGADLVGGMDVDAGARERFVHEFDAHAFEDASELYDLVDAVLITTPNRFHEEYAVSALEWGLDVLLEKPLAHTLESAERIAAAARDADGICMVGFNNRFAAPVEVLKHYQAEGRFGDVNHVEANYVRRRGVPGRGSWFTSKEVSGGGSLIDIGVHAIDLALYFLDFPEVVEVSGIARSEFGGRDDYTYIDMWGDDSGPEDFDVDDSVSAFIRTADGATVSLEAAWATNRPENNDFFVRGTEAGAHFDRGSGDLTVFENGIGGGHHLTDTDVDTREVDTHRAEQAAFLEAVEAGEAPTRNTVDQALTVQRVIDGIYRSTDEGRAVRLDE; this is encoded by the coding sequence ATGACGCTCGTCGACGGCTTCGACCCGTCCGGGATCCGCGTCGGCATCGTCGGGCTCGGCGGCATCGGCCACCACCACGCCGAGCGCCTGGAGTCGCTCGGGGCGGATCTCGTCGGCGGCATGGACGTCGACGCCGGCGCCCGCGAGCGCTTCGTTCACGAGTTCGACGCGCACGCGTTCGAGGACGCCAGCGAGCTGTACGATCTGGTCGACGCCGTCCTGATCACGACGCCGAACCGGTTCCACGAGGAGTACGCCGTCTCCGCGCTGGAGTGGGGGCTCGACGTGCTCCTCGAGAAGCCGCTGGCGCACACGCTGGAGTCGGCCGAGCGGATCGCCGCGGCCGCCCGCGATGCCGACGGGATCTGCATGGTCGGGTTCAACAATCGCTTCGCGGCGCCCGTCGAGGTGCTGAAACACTACCAGGCCGAGGGGCGCTTCGGCGACGTGAACCACGTCGAGGCGAACTACGTGCGGCGCCGGGGCGTCCCCGGTCGCGGTTCGTGGTTCACGAGCAAGGAGGTCTCCGGCGGCGGGAGCCTCATCGACATCGGCGTCCACGCGATCGACCTGGCGCTGTACTTCCTGGATTTCCCGGAGGTCGTCGAGGTCTCCGGGATCGCGCGCTCGGAGTTCGGCGGCCGCGACGACTACACCTACATCGACATGTGGGGCGACGACTCCGGCCCCGAGGACTTCGACGTGGACGACTCCGTCTCGGCGTTCATCCGCACCGCCGACGGCGCGACCGTCTCGCTGGAGGCCGCGTGGGCGACGAACCGGCCGGAGAACAACGACTTCTTCGTCCGCGGGACGGAGGCGGGCGCACACTTCGACCGCGGGAGCGGCGACCTCACGGTGTTCGAGAACGGGATCGGCGGCGGCCACCACCTCACCGACACGGACGTCGACACCCGCGAGGTCGACACCCACCGCGCCGAGCAGGCGGCGTTCCTCGAGGCGGTCGAGGCCGGCGAGGCGCCCACCCGGAACACCGTCGATCAGGCGCTGACGGTGCAGCGCGTCATCGACGGCATCTACCGTTCGACCGACGAGGGTCGGGCGGTCCGACTGGACGAGTAG
- a CDS encoding CNNM domain-containing protein, which yields MSTPEVLIRLVAGIGLILANGFFVAIEFALTRARQFTEEEFVGDTPALERAWEMTQSLEIYLTTCQVGITASSIAVGIVAEPALAALFAPLFENTALAGVGTGALIAFLIINLLHLTHGEQTPTYLGVERSRMVSRYGATPLYYFHKLISPIITFGDWVAKATLKLFGIEMTGAWLETEEDVIESRADLHRELSSTLEEGDLPEERREEIVNALRVGDRTVSDIMVPPEDIVSLSTGNTTAENLATMRDHPHTRFPLLGDDGEEFLGIVYVPAFIRDVDVLDDPDLDLREMAAPPMTLSPDATVSDAIDRFQVEGQELALVVSDGEIRGLLTATDAFEEVMGELEDPMDRRADKRASAGEA from the coding sequence ATGAGCACGCCGGAGGTCCTGATCAGACTCGTCGCGGGTATCGGCCTGATCCTCGCGAACGGGTTCTTCGTCGCGATCGAGTTCGCGCTGACGCGCGCGCGCCAGTTCACGGAGGAGGAGTTCGTCGGCGACACGCCGGCGCTCGAACGCGCCTGGGAGATGACCCAGAGCCTCGAGATCTACCTGACGACCTGTCAGGTCGGGATCACCGCATCGAGCATCGCCGTCGGGATCGTGGCCGAGCCGGCGCTGGCGGCGCTGTTCGCGCCGCTGTTCGAGAACACCGCGCTCGCCGGGGTGGGAACCGGGGCGCTGATCGCGTTCCTGATCATCAACCTCCTGCACCTCACCCACGGCGAGCAGACGCCGACGTACCTCGGCGTCGAGCGCTCGCGGATGGTTTCCCGGTACGGCGCGACGCCCCTGTACTACTTCCACAAGCTGATCTCGCCGATCATCACCTTCGGCGACTGGGTCGCGAAGGCGACGCTGAAGCTGTTCGGGATCGAGATGACCGGCGCGTGGCTGGAGACCGAGGAGGACGTCATCGAGTCGCGCGCGGACCTCCACAGGGAGCTGTCCTCGACGCTGGAGGAGGGCGACCTCCCGGAGGAGCGCCGCGAGGAGATCGTCAACGCCCTCCGGGTCGGCGATCGAACGGTCTCGGATATCATGGTCCCGCCGGAGGATATCGTGTCGCTGTCGACGGGGAACACCACCGCGGAGAACCTCGCGACGATGCGCGATCACCCCCACACGCGGTTTCCGCTTCTGGGCGACGACGGCGAGGAGTTCCTCGGCATCGTGTACGTCCCGGCGTTCATCCGGGACGTCGACGTGCTCGACGACCCCGACCTCGATCTGCGTGAGATGGCGGCGCCGCCGATGACGCTGTCGCCGGACGCGACCGTCTCGGACGCCATCGATCGCTTCCAGGTCGAGGGGCAGGAGCTCGCGCTCGTCGTCTCCGACGGGGAGATCCGGGGGCTGCTCACGGCCACGGACGCCTTCGAGGAGGTCATGGGCGAACTGGAGGACCCGATGGACCGGCGGGCGGACAAGCGGGCGTCCGCCGGCGAGGCATAG
- a CDS encoding sugar phosphate isomerase/epimerase family protein gives MDIGVLTVPLGGESRSDAFEYLAGIGVETVELGVGGYPGQDHTDREALLADEDAREALRADLDEYGLRVSAFATHNNPLHPDEGTAAEADRELREAVELADEFGVDTVTCFSGLPAGGPNDEVPNWVTAPWPTDHAEAEAYQWEVAEDYWSDLAAHADHHGVDLAIEMHPNMLVYEPHGMLKLRELTNERVGANFDPSHLYWQGIDVTEAIRLLGEHDAIHHVHAKDTRVYESQSREKGVLDTTDYADTENRSWLFRSVGYGHGEEHWKDVVSTLRMVGYDGALSIEHEDALTSSREGMEKAVDLLQRARFETTPGEAYWAE, from the coding sequence ATGGACATCGGCGTACTGACCGTACCACTCGGTGGCGAGTCGCGATCGGACGCGTTCGAGTATCTCGCGGGCATCGGCGTCGAAACCGTCGAGCTCGGCGTCGGCGGCTACCCCGGGCAGGACCACACCGACCGCGAGGCGCTGTTGGCCGACGAGGACGCGCGGGAGGCGCTGCGGGCGGACCTTGACGAGTACGGCCTCCGCGTGAGCGCGTTCGCGACGCACAACAACCCCCTCCATCCCGACGAGGGGACGGCCGCCGAGGCCGACCGGGAGCTCCGCGAGGCGGTCGAACTCGCCGACGAGTTCGGCGTCGACACCGTGACCTGCTTCTCGGGGCTGCCCGCCGGCGGTCCGAACGACGAGGTTCCCAACTGGGTCACGGCCCCGTGGCCGACCGACCACGCGGAGGCCGAGGCGTATCAGTGGGAGGTCGCCGAGGACTACTGGTCGGACCTCGCCGCGCACGCCGACCACCACGGCGTCGACCTGGCGATCGAGATGCACCCCAACATGCTCGTGTACGAGCCCCACGGCATGCTGAAGCTCCGGGAGCTGACCAACGAGCGCGTCGGCGCCAACTTCGACCCCTCACACCTCTACTGGCAGGGGATCGACGTGACGGAGGCGATCCGCCTGCTCGGGGAGCACGACGCGATCCACCACGTCCACGCGAAGGACACGCGGGTGTACGAGTCGCAGTCGCGCGAGAAGGGCGTGCTCGACACGACCGACTACGCCGACACCGAGAACCGGTCGTGGCTGTTCCGCTCAGTCGGCTACGGCCACGGCGAGGAACACTGGAAGGACGTGGTCAGCACGCTCCGGATGGTCGGCTACGACGGCGCGCTCTCCATCGAACACGAGGACGCGCTCACCTCCTCCCGGGAGGGCATGGAGAAGGCCGTCGACCTGCTGCAGCGCGCGCGCTTCGAGACCACGCCCGGCGAGGCCTACTGGGCGGAGTAA
- a CDS encoding Gfo/Idh/MocA family protein yields the protein MTDEPIDIGVLGYRFMGKAHANALDRLPMFFEDAPETNRHTVIGRDEEALAEAAETLGFDHTATDWRDVIDEVDAFYNLGPNHLHVEPSIAALEAGTPVLCEKPLAPTLSGAEEMRDAAADADVPAACAFNYRFVPAIRYAKRLIDAGELGEIRQVRGRYLQDWLSDPEAPWSWRNDEEMAGSGALGDLGAHTIDLARFLVGDRVGEAASVSGYLQTFTDERPVEGEDGETRPVTVDDAYSAQVEYDSGAMATFEASRVTEGHKNDHTIAVHGSEGSLEFSLERLNELEVMTGDARGYETVLVTDEDDPYIDHWWPPGHVIGWEHTFVHENYEFLKSVARGEDFSPSFEDAYEVQRVLDAVERSDAEGVRVALD from the coding sequence ATGACCGACGAACCCATCGACATCGGCGTCCTGGGGTATCGCTTCATGGGCAAGGCGCACGCGAACGCGCTCGACCGCCTGCCCATGTTCTTCGAGGACGCGCCCGAGACGAACCGCCACACGGTGATCGGCCGCGACGAGGAGGCGCTAGCCGAGGCCGCAGAGACACTCGGCTTCGACCACACCGCGACCGACTGGCGCGACGTGATCGACGAGGTGGACGCCTTCTACAACCTCGGGCCGAACCACCTCCACGTCGAGCCGTCGATCGCCGCGCTGGAGGCGGGCACGCCCGTCCTCTGTGAGAAGCCGCTGGCGCCGACGCTTTCGGGCGCCGAGGAGATGCGCGACGCCGCCGCCGACGCGGACGTGCCCGCGGCCTGCGCGTTCAACTACCGGTTCGTCCCCGCGATCCGCTACGCGAAGCGACTCATCGACGCCGGCGAACTCGGCGAGATCCGGCAGGTCCGCGGCCGGTACCTCCAAGACTGGCTGTCGGACCCCGAGGCGCCGTGGAGCTGGCGCAACGACGAGGAGATGGCCGGCTCGGGCGCGCTCGGCGATCTGGGCGCGCACACGATCGACCTCGCGCGCTTCCTCGTCGGCGACCGCGTCGGCGAGGCCGCGAGCGTTTCCGGGTACCTGCAGACGTTCACCGACGAGCGCCCGGTCGAGGGCGAGGACGGCGAGACGCGACCCGTCACGGTCGACGACGCTTACTCCGCGCAGGTGGAGTACGACTCCGGCGCGATGGCGACGTTCGAGGCCTCCCGGGTAACGGAGGGCCACAAGAACGACCACACGATCGCCGTCCACGGGAGCGAGGGGAGCCTCGAATTCTCGCTGGAGCGGCTGAACGAGCTGGAGGTGATGACCGGCGACGCGCGCGGGTACGAGACCGTGCTCGTCACCGACGAGGACGACCCGTACATCGACCACTGGTGGCCCCCGGGCCACGTCATCGGCTGGGAACACACGTTCGTCCACGAGAACTACGAGTTCCTGAAGAGCGTGGCGCGAGGCGAGGACTTCTCCCCGAGCTTCGAGGACGCCTACGAGGTCCAGCGCGTGCTCGACGCCGTCGAGCGCTCCGACGCCGAGGGCGTCCGCGTCGCTCTCGATTGA
- a CDS encoding NADH-ubiquinone oxidoreductase-F iron-sulfur binding region domain-containing protein produces MTTTDAAATTVRVAFDAPEGRAALEAARRAADAASDPDGPPIETLAVGSPGTVHLPLVAVTRGGRTVVHRSVDPNEAASLVSLLADGGDDLPVDGAAAVVDHEPAPEDFPVGDGPLSAGTRRTLRGAGWTDPTGFESPAVLGADALATVSDLGVRGRGWGDARQDEPVAEGWREARDADGDPVVVINGLDADPKADGDRLLLGSLTGRVVAGAVVAASAVDAGEVVAVVPEDDPIVADRVRSVADRVADETDLTVELVSVDADYMTAEHTAVLESLEGNDRIEARRRPPGPEAWGLFERPTLVHTPRTLAAVERAIADPDALDADAADPGTRLVTVVGPERRTVELPTDSSLSRALAAGEFGDRATGESEGTGGSGAFACVGGQFGGLTRDLDTPASAPALRGAGLGTNGSIEPFAAGTDGGCPVVVAGRRMRVAREDNCGRCVPCRTGSVRAHELLRDVYAGEFAESRLRELARTMERTSLCGFGTDAARPLATALDEFAADLRAHADGRCPAGVCDP; encoded by the coding sequence ATGACTACAACCGACGCGGCCGCGACGACGGTCCGGGTCGCGTTCGACGCCCCCGAGGGGCGTGCGGCCCTGGAGGCGGCCCGGCGGGCCGCCGACGCCGCGAGCGACCCCGACGGACCACCGATCGAGACGCTGGCCGTCGGCTCCCCCGGGACGGTCCACCTGCCGCTCGTCGCCGTGACCCGGGGCGGCCGGACCGTCGTTCATCGGTCGGTCGACCCGAACGAGGCCGCGAGCCTGGTGAGCCTGCTCGCCGACGGCGGCGACGACCTCCCCGTCGACGGCGCGGCCGCCGTCGTCGACCACGAGCCTGCCCCCGAGGACTTCCCCGTCGGCGACGGCCCGCTGTCGGCGGGCACGCGGCGGACGCTCCGCGGGGCGGGGTGGACCGACCCGACCGGGTTCGAGTCGCCGGCGGTCCTCGGCGCCGACGCGCTCGCGACGGTCTCGGACCTCGGCGTTCGCGGTCGCGGCTGGGGCGACGCCCGACAGGACGAGCCGGTCGCCGAGGGCTGGCGGGAGGCCCGCGACGCCGACGGCGACCCGGTCGTCGTGATCAACGGCCTCGACGCGGACCCGAAGGCCGACGGCGACAGACTTCTCCTCGGGAGCCTCACCGGCCGGGTCGTCGCCGGCGCGGTTGTCGCCGCCAGCGCGGTCGACGCCGGGGAGGTGGTCGCCGTCGTCCCCGAGGACGACCCGATCGTCGCCGACCGCGTGCGGAGCGTCGCCGACCGCGTCGCCGACGAGACGGATCTGACGGTGGAACTCGTGAGCGTCGACGCCGACTACATGACCGCCGAGCACACCGCGGTCCTGGAGTCGCTGGAGGGGAACGACCGGATCGAAGCCAGACGACGCCCGCCCGGACCGGAGGCGTGGGGACTGTTCGAGCGTCCGACGCTGGTGCATACGCCGCGGACGCTCGCGGCCGTCGAGCGGGCGATCGCCGACCCCGACGCCCTCGACGCCGACGCCGCCGATCCCGGAACCAGGCTCGTGACCGTCGTCGGTCCCGAACGGCGCACGGTCGAGCTTCCCACAGATTCGAGCCTTTCGCGCGCGCTCGCCGCTGGCGAGTTCGGCGACCGGGCGACCGGAGAGTCCGAGGGAACCGGCGGGTCCGGAGCGTTCGCCTGCGTCGGCGGGCAGTTCGGGGGGTTGACCCGCGACCTCGACACCCCGGCGTCGGCGCCCGCGCTGCGCGGGGCCGGGTTGGGGACCAACGGCTCGATCGAGCCGTTCGCGGCGGGCACCGACGGCGGCTGTCCGGTCGTCGTCGCGGGACGGCGGATGCGGGTCGCCCGCGAGGACAACTGCGGCCGGTGTGTCCCGTGTCGCACGGGCAGCGTCCGCGCCCACGAGCTGCTGCGGGATGTGTACGCCGGCGAGTTCGCGGAGTCGCGGTTGCGGGAACTGGCGCGGACAATGGAGCGCACCTCGCTGTGCGGCTTCGGGACCGACGCGGCCCGGCCGCTCGCGACCGCGCTCGACGAGTTCGCGGCGGACCTGCGCGCGCACGCCGACGGTCGCTGTCCCGCGGGGGTGTGTGACCCGTGA